CCAGAGGTCGATGGGTTGTACTTCGGGGGCGGTTATCCCGAGCTATTCGCCCATCAGCTGGAATCGAACACCGGACTTCGGGAACAGGTACGAAGAGCGTCCGGAGAGGGGATGCCTATCTATGCCGAGTGCGGCGGGATGATGTATGCCTGCGACGCGGTGAGGGACATGAACGGCCGGCGGATGAAGATGACCGGCATCTTCGATGCTGACGTGGAGATGACCGATCGCTTGCAGGCCATCGGCTACATCGAGATGGAGGCTAAGCGGGATAATATGATGTCTCTCCAGGGCTGGAGCACCAGGGGTCACGAGTTCCACTACTCACGGGTTTGCTGCACCGGCAACGAGGAGTTTGCCTACGATATGAAACGAGGTAAGGGAATGATGGACGGCATGGACGGTCTGCTCGCCCACAATACTCTGGCTTCATATGCCCACCTCCATTTCGCCTCCTGCCCGGAATTCGCCCGGCGGTTCGTGGATAGCTGCATCTACTCCCGGAGGCGGTAGCACGGACGAGTACTGGTCGAAGGTGGAGGCCGAGCTCAGAGATCTTCGGGCGGGGCCCAACCTGGAGTGTCCGTATTACCATTGTCACTATGAAGGTCAGGACTGCTCCCTGTGCTTCTGCCCCCTGTATCCCTGCCTTGATCCCAGGCTCGGAAATATGGTGCCGGCCAGGAAAGGGGGAGAGGTATGGAGCTGCGAGAATTGCTATTGGACGCACCGCTCCGACGTGGCTTCGATGATCGCGGCGCGAATCCCGCCCTCGCCAATCCCACCCCCTCGCGAGTTCCTCGACGGAATTAAGGCCGAAGTGGAGGCCGTGCACCCGGTCTCCGCCATGCCCCTCATGGTGCTGGGCGCCACCTCGGGCGCGGGTAAATCGCTGATCACTGCAGCGCTGTGCCGCCTGTTCTCGGACATGGGCTATAACGTATCGCCCTTCAAGTCCCAAAACATGTCGCTGAATTCCATGGTCACCCCCTCGGGGGGCGAGATCTCCAGGGCGCAAGCCCTGCAGGCCGTGGCTGCGCGCACCGAACCGGACAGCCGCATGAACCCCATTCTCCTGAAGCCGAAGCAGGATGATGTCTCGCAAGTCATCATCGACGGCCGGCCGTACCGCGACATGGACGTCCCGACCTACTATGATGAGTTCACCATGGGCGAGGGCATGGCCGTCGTCAAGCGGGCCTGGGAGTTCCTCCGCCGCACCCGCGATGTCGTGGTGATCGAGGGTGCCGGCTCCCCGGCTGAGATCAACATCGCCGCCCGGGAGATCGCCAATATGCGGACCGCGGAGATCGCCGGTGCGCCTTGCGTCCTAGTCGTCAACATGGAGTGGGGTGGCGCCTTCGCCTACGCCTATGGCACCATTATGCTCCTGCCCCCTGAACAACGGAGCATGTTCAAGGGAATCATCCTCAACAACATGCACGGCGATCCGACCTGCCTGAAGGAAGGGATCGAGGAGCTGGAGGCCCGTCTCGGCATCCCGGTGCTGGGAGTGGTCCCGCATGTCGATCACCTGCTTCCGGACGAGGACTCCCAGGACCTGGCCAAGGAGAAGGGGGCAGGTGATCTGAAGGTCGGGGTGATCATGCTTCCCCGCATATCCAACTTCACCGACCTCGACGCCCTCGCTCTCGAAGGAGTCAAGGTCGTCTACGTGAAAGACCCCCGCTCTCTCGAGGGAGTGAGCGCGGTCATCATCCCGGGGACCAAGAACACCGTTGCCGATCTGAAATGGCTCAGGGAGCGCGGGTTGTTCGATGCCATAAGGATGATGCGCGGCAAGGTGCCTATCCTGGGCATCTGCGGCGGCTATCAGATGTTGGGTCGGGAGGTCATCGACCTAAATGGAGTGGAAGGCGATGTCGGCGCCATCTGGGAAGGCCTCGGCCTCCTGGACATCTCGACGCGGTTCGAAGCCTACGAGAAGCGCACCATCCAGGTCAGCGGCAGGCTGGTATCTGGAGAGGGTGATGTCAGGGGGTATGAGATCCACATGGGCATGTCCGAGAGCCGGGAGGAGCCCCTGTTCATCCTGGACGAGGATGGCCGCAAAAAGGACGAGGGCTCGGTGTCCAAGGACGGCATGGTCATGGGCTCGTATGTGCACGGGCTGTTCGATCTCCCGGCCTTCCGGCAGTTCTTCCTCTCCAAGGTGCCATTGTCGAGGCCAAGGACGGCAACGCAGGACTACGACCGCTCAGTGAACGAGGGCCTGGACGCGGTGGCCGCGGTGGTCGGTTCTCATCTTGACATGGGCCGCCTGGTCGAGATTTTAAAGGAGGGGCTGAATTGAGCAGCATCATGGTACAGGGAACCTCGTCGGGGGCTGGGAAAACGACGGTAGCCGCCCTGCTGTGCCGCCACTTCGCCGGACGGGGGTTCAAGGTTGCCCCGTTCAAGGCCAGCAATCTTTCGCTCAACTCCTTCGTCACCGCTCAGGGGGAGGAGATCGGGGTTTCTCAGGCCTACCAGGCCTGGGCCTGCGGCCGGGAGCCGGAAGGATGCATGAACCCGGTGCTGCTGAAGCCGAAGGGCAACGGCAGCTGCCAGCTCATCCTCTCCGGCCGGCCGTATGCCGACCTGGCAAGAGGGGGGCGGGAGATGGATCGCGCGGTCCTCAGGAGCGCGGTGAAGGAGTCGTTCCAACGGTTGGCGGAGGCGAACGACGTGGTGGTGATCGAAGGCTCGGGCTCCCCGGCGGAGATAAACCTCCGGCGCGATGATATCGCCAACATGGCCACCGCCGAGATGGCCGGTTCCCCGGTCGTGCTGGTCGGGGACATCGAGCGAGGCGGTGTGTTCGCCGGTCTGTACGGCACCTATGCGCTCCTGGAGGAAAGGCATCGCCGGCTGGTGAAGGCGTTTCTCATCAACCGCTTCCGGGGGGATGAGAGCATCCTCCAGAGCGGCATAGACCGAATGGAGGAATTACTAGGCGTGCCATCGATTGGGGTTCTCCCCTTCGCCGACCTCAAGTTCCCCGCCGAGGACAGCCTTGACATGAACCGGGAACAGGGCACCGGAGTAAGGGGACGCGATATGAGAAAGGGGTGGTTGGACAATCTGGACGAGCTGTACGCCATGTCCGTCAAGCACCTGGATTACGCGACGATGGAGAAAATCGCTTTTTCATGACTGATTCTTAAATATAAGTATCTTTCAGAAAATGTTATGAACCCATCTACGATGTAAAGATTGCCGACGGAATGGCAGGATAGGGTGACCTTTCTACCTCCGGCCGGCGGGACAAGATAACCGCAGGTGCTTTGTATGGGATGGGACAAGGCCAGAGCGTTTGTACTAAACGTTAACACACCTAACGGTCTGGGGGTCATAAGAAGCCTCGGCCGGGAGGGCATACCGATAGTGGCGGTCGATAAAAACCGTAACGCCCCTGGATTACACTCCAGATACGCGCGACCGCTGGTGCTTCCAGATCCGGCGACGGAGCCTGAGAAATGTCTCGAGGGGCTTATGAAAGAGGGAAGCAAGGGCCGGGTCAAAGGGGTCCTCTTCCCTTGCTCGGACGCCTTCGTCCTTTTCGTCTCCCGCTACCGTAGGGAGCTGGAAGAGCACTTCGAGTTCTGTATCCCTTCTGAGAAGGTCCTTGAAGGGATGGTGAACAAGAGAGGGCAGTATGACGAAGCTATCCGCATCGGAACGCCCATCGCCAAGACCTTTTACCCCCGGGACATGAAGGAGGTGAGGGAGATCAGGGACAAGTTGGACTATCCAGCGTTCATAAAGCCCTACTACTCGCACCTCTGGTACCCGGTTTTCGGTAACAAAGGGTTCAAAGTGGAGAGCCCCCGGGAGCTGGAAGAGCGCTATTCCCAGATCTTCCCCACCGGCCTGGAGGCACTGGTGCAATCTATCATCCAGGGGCCCAACACCAACCACATTAAGGTGTGTGCGTACTACAATCACAATGGGGAGCGTAAGGCGCTGTTCCTAACTCGTAAGATCAGGCAGAACCCCACCGAGTTTGGGGTGGGGACGATCATGGAGAGCTTCCATGACGATATGCTGGCCAAGACCGGGTTGGGATTCTTTGAGGGTATCGGCTATAAAGGCATCGGCTCCATCGAGCTAAAGCTGGACGACCGTGACGGAAAGTACAAGATGATCGAGTTGAACCCCCGACTGTGGGCCCAGAACTCCCAGCCCACCTACGCAGGAATCAACTTCCCCCTGATCATGTACCAAGACCTGATCGGCCAAGACGTTCCCACGAAGGATTACCGGGACGGGGTCCGATGGATCGATTCCCTGGAGGATGCACGGGCATTCTGGTGGTACCGCCAGCGGGGTAGGACGACCTTCGGGGAGCTGGCCCGCTCCTGGCTGGCCTCCGACTGCCATGCCCACTTCGCCTGGGACGACCTGATGCCCGCGTTCGTCCACTGTCGGGGAGGAGTCGAGCCCCTGTTCGTGATGGCCGACCTGCTAAAGAGCGACCGGATGCTCACCGCGGCGAGCAGGAAGGAAGCTCCCGCCGCATCTCCAATGTGGGCACGGCAGGGGTAGAGGCTCAGAGGTACCTCACCGAGTGGAGCACGCCTTCCGTGCGCCTCGCCTTCCGTCCCAGCTGAAGCCACAGCCCCAGCGCACGCCCCAAATCGTGGATGTACTCCGAAGCGGCCAGGGTATTGCGTTCGATGATCTCGGCATAGCGGTCCATCTGCTCCCCGTCGGGGACGAACGAGAGGTCCCTTTTCTTACTGTCAGCATCTAGGTACAGCAGGCGGTCCCGCAACGAGCAGAAATCCTCCTTGACGAACGCCGGCTCTTCGGAAACCCTGACATCCTTGCGGCCCAGAGTCAGCGAGGCAAGCTCTACCGTCCGAAGCTCCTCCAGGATCTGGGCTACCGCCTTTCGGCCGTTGAGACAGTGGTCATGGAAGTCCTCTATGCGCACGTTGACGTAATCGGCCTTGGCCGCCTTCTCGCACTCGCGGACCAGGGCCATAAGCTTCCCCACCTCCTCGAACATAGTGACGAGGATGAGGAATCTCGCGCGGTCCCGGCCGGGGAAGGCGTCCTCGCCGGACAACGCATGGTAGGCGTTAGAGTGGTCTAGTATGTGAGCCGCCAGGTCTTCGGCCAGCTGAAAGGCCTCGTCCCGCAGGGGATGGATCACGTCGGGTTCGCCGCTCATGAAGTCCAGATGGAAGGAACGCATATGA
This genomic stretch from Methanomassiliicoccus sp. harbors:
- a CDS encoding cobyric acid synthase, which produces MPTSISPPARNSPGGSWIAASTPGGGSTDEYWSKVEAELRDLRAGPNLECPYYHCHYEGQDCSLCFCPLYPCLDPRLGNMVPARKGGEVWSCENCYWTHRSDVASMIAARIPPSPIPPPREFLDGIKAEVEAVHPVSAMPLMVLGATSGAGKSLITAALCRLFSDMGYNVSPFKSQNMSLNSMVTPSGGEISRAQALQAVAARTEPDSRMNPILLKPKQDDVSQVIIDGRPYRDMDVPTYYDEFTMGEGMAVVKRAWEFLRRTRDVVVIEGAGSPAEINIAAREIANMRTAEIAGAPCVLVVNMEWGGAFAYAYGTIMLLPPEQRSMFKGIILNNMHGDPTCLKEGIEELEARLGIPVLGVVPHVDHLLPDEDSQDLAKEKGAGDLKVGVIMLPRISNFTDLDALALEGVKVVYVKDPRSLEGVSAVIIPGTKNTVADLKWLRERGLFDAIRMMRGKVPILGICGGYQMLGREVIDLNGVEGDVGAIWEGLGLLDISTRFEAYEKRTIQVSGRLVSGEGDVRGYEIHMGMSESREEPLFILDEDGRKKDEGSVSKDGMVMGSYVHGLFDLPAFRQFFLSKVPLSRPRTATQDYDRSVNEGLDAVAAVVGSHLDMGRLVEILKEGLN
- a CDS encoding cobyric acid synthase; amino-acid sequence: MSSIMVQGTSSGAGKTTVAALLCRHFAGRGFKVAPFKASNLSLNSFVTAQGEEIGVSQAYQAWACGREPEGCMNPVLLKPKGNGSCQLILSGRPYADLARGGREMDRAVLRSAVKESFQRLAEANDVVVIEGSGSPAEINLRRDDIANMATAEMAGSPVVLVGDIERGGVFAGLYGTYALLEERHRRLVKAFLINRFRGDESILQSGIDRMEELLGVPSIGVLPFADLKFPAEDSLDMNREQGTGVRGRDMRKGWLDNLDELYAMSVKHLDYATMEKIAFS